From the genome of Cognaticolwellia beringensis, one region includes:
- the hemF gene encoding oxygen-dependent coproporphyrinogen oxidase, whose protein sequence is MSTINIDVVVEFLKALQDQICSALEAADGSGKFIEDNWVRAEGGGGRTRVLTNGSVIEQGGVNFSVVSGDKLPPSATAHRPELAGRKWQACGVSLVIHPKNPFIPTSHANVRFFIAEKEGEAPVWWFGGGFDLTPFYPYKEDVVHWHQTAKDICQPFGDDVYPEYKKWCDDYFYLKHRNETRGVGGLFFDDLNKWDFEQCFDYIKAVGTGFIDAYVPLMEKRKDTPFDDNNRQFQLYRRGRYVEFNLVFDRGTLFGLQSGGRTESILMSMPPLVRWEYNFQAEPNSAEDKLQDYLVPQEWV, encoded by the coding sequence ATGAGCACTATAAATATCGATGTTGTTGTAGAATTTTTAAAAGCGTTGCAAGATCAAATTTGTTCTGCGCTCGAAGCCGCTGACGGTAGTGGCAAATTTATTGAAGATAATTGGGTGCGCGCAGAAGGTGGTGGCGGTAGAACTCGCGTACTAACTAATGGTAGTGTTATTGAACAAGGTGGGGTGAATTTTTCTGTAGTTTCTGGAGATAAATTACCACCATCTGCAACAGCACATCGGCCAGAATTGGCGGGTCGAAAATGGCAAGCTTGTGGTGTTTCATTAGTTATTCACCCAAAAAACCCTTTTATTCCTACTTCTCATGCCAACGTAAGATTTTTTATTGCTGAAAAAGAAGGTGAAGCACCGGTATGGTGGTTTGGTGGCGGTTTTGACCTCACGCCATTTTATCCTTATAAAGAAGATGTTGTGCATTGGCATCAAACGGCAAAAGACATCTGCCAACCTTTTGGTGATGATGTGTATCCTGAATATAAAAAGTGGTGTGATGATTATTTTTACTTAAAGCATCGCAATGAAACACGGGGTGTGGGTGGGTTATTTTTTGATGATCTTAATAAATGGGATTTTGAACAATGCTTTGATTATATCAAAGCAGTAGGGACTGGCTTTATTGACGCTTACGTACCTTTAATGGAAAAGCGAAAAGATACACCGTTCGATGATAATAACCGTCAATTTCAATTATATCGTCGCGGCCGTTACGTTGAATTTAACTTAGTTTTTGACCGTGGTACCTTATTTGGTTTGCAATCAGGCGGCAGAACAGAATCAATTCTAATGTCGATGCCGCCACTGGTTCGTTGGGAGTATAACTTTCAAGCTGAACCTAATAGCGCTGAAGATAAACTGCAAGACTACTTAGTGCCACAAGAGTGGGTATAG
- a CDS encoding Sua5/YciO/YrdC/YwlC family protein produces the protein MTTALETYQQGGILAYPTESVFGLGCDPDNNEAIEKLLSIKSRSVDKGLILLAGNYSQLLPYIDDSKIPQDKRFAVLSRWPDGITQLVAKNADTSKLLTGRFDTIAVRVTSQPDVVALCLATNKPIVSTSANLSGKPPAKTWQEIPTELADKIDFIIKGKTLGFDQPSTIIDALSGDVIRS, from the coding sequence ATGACTACAGCATTAGAAACATATCAACAGGGAGGGATTTTAGCTTATCCGACCGAATCCGTATTTGGTTTAGGCTGTGATCCTGATAACAATGAGGCAATTGAAAAACTATTGTCTATAAAGTCACGGTCGGTCGATAAAGGCTTAATACTACTTGCTGGTAACTATTCTCAACTTTTACCCTATATAGATGACAGTAAAATTCCTCAAGATAAGCGCTTTGCAGTGTTATCACGCTGGCCTGACGGCATTACGCAACTAGTGGCTAAAAATGCAGACACGTCTAAGTTGTTGACTGGCCGTTTTGACACTATTGCTGTTCGTGTTACGAGTCAACCAGACGTAGTTGCACTTTGTCTAGCAACCAATAAACCCATTGTTTCTACCAGTGCTAACTTAAGTGGTAAACCCCCAGCAAAAACTTGGCAAGAAATTCCCACTGAACTCGCTGATAAAATTGATTTTATTATTAAAGGCAAAACCCTAGGCTTTGATCAGCCTTCTACTATTATTGATGCACTATCTGGAGATGTAATTCGCTCATGA
- a CDS encoding acyl-CoA synthetase, with amino-acid sequence MSNIYNQGLDKVAANSQPLTPINFLNRTADVYPDKVAIIHGKQQFTYQQYRKNVRRLASSLIKFGVKPGQTVSIMAANIPQFLDAHFAVPQIGAVLNAINIRLDAQNIAFILDHGECDVLLTDTAFSSVIKEALAISTRKPLIIDIDDVEGPGGEKIGTMDYQELLAQGDENFSQSFVQDEWQALALNYTSGTTGNPKGVVYSHRGAYLNAIGHNFIWPTNNKTNYLWTLPMFHCNGWCFPWTIVAVGGTQVCLRQVEVEAVVNAMIDHKVTHFCGAPIVLNMILNADEKLLAKLPKNIKAMTAGAPPPAAVIKGIENLGIEITQSYGLTEVYGPCVVSEWKDEWNDKSDDERAALKARQGVRYPTQEEVDVLDPSTMKPVPADGETMGEIMFRGNTTMKGYLKNEKTTEEAFADGWFHSGDLAVKHPDGYIEIRDRSKDIIISGGENISSVEIEGVLYMHPAILEAAVVAKKDEKWGETPCAFVGLKSGQTITEHEVIQHCREHMAGFKVPKTIVFSELPKTSTGKIQKFVLRQKVKALFES; translated from the coding sequence ATGAGTAATATATATAACCAAGGCTTGGATAAAGTCGCGGCGAATAGTCAGCCACTTACGCCAATTAACTTTTTAAATCGTACCGCCGATGTCTATCCAGACAAAGTTGCTATTATTCACGGCAAGCAACAGTTTACTTATCAGCAATACCGTAAAAATGTTCGTCGCTTGGCGTCGAGTCTTATTAAATTTGGTGTTAAGCCAGGACAAACGGTTAGTATTATGGCGGCTAACATTCCCCAATTTCTCGATGCACATTTCGCTGTACCACAAATTGGTGCGGTACTTAATGCCATTAATATACGCCTAGACGCTCAAAATATTGCTTTTATATTAGATCATGGTGAATGTGATGTGTTGTTAACCGATACGGCATTTTCAAGTGTGATCAAAGAAGCACTAGCTATTTCAACGCGCAAGCCTCTTATTATTGATATTGATGATGTTGAAGGACCTGGCGGTGAAAAAATTGGCACCATGGATTATCAAGAGTTATTAGCGCAAGGCGATGAAAACTTTTCACAATCTTTCGTGCAGGATGAATGGCAAGCCTTAGCATTAAATTATACTTCAGGCACTACCGGAAACCCTAAGGGAGTTGTGTATTCACATCGCGGTGCATACCTTAACGCCATAGGTCATAATTTTATTTGGCCAACCAATAATAAAACTAACTATCTTTGGACCTTACCCATGTTCCATTGCAATGGTTGGTGTTTTCCTTGGACCATAGTAGCGGTTGGAGGTACACAAGTTTGTTTGAGACAAGTAGAGGTAGAGGCTGTTGTTAATGCGATGATAGACCATAAAGTTACTCACTTTTGTGGGGCGCCTATCGTGCTTAATATGATTTTAAATGCAGATGAAAAATTACTGGCTAAGTTACCCAAAAATATTAAAGCGATGACAGCAGGTGCGCCACCGCCAGCGGCAGTGATTAAAGGCATTGAAAACCTTGGTATTGAAATTACACAAAGTTATGGCTTAACTGAAGTTTATGGCCCATGTGTGGTCAGCGAATGGAAAGATGAATGGAATGACAAAAGTGATGATGAACGAGCAGCGTTAAAAGCCCGTCAAGGTGTTCGTTACCCAACACAAGAAGAGGTTGATGTGCTTGACCCCAGCACGATGAAGCCTGTACCTGCAGATGGTGAAACCATGGGAGAAATAATGTTTCGTGGCAATACCACCATGAAAGGCTACTTGAAAAACGAAAAAACCACAGAAGAAGCTTTTGCTGATGGTTGGTTTCACTCAGGTGACTTAGCGGTTAAACACCCTGATGGTTATATTGAGATCCGCGACCGCTCTAAAGATATTATTATTTCGGGTGGTGAAAATATTTCATCAGTTGAAATAGAAGGTGTACTTTATATGCATCCTGCTATTTTAGAAGCCGCTGTTGTCGCTAAAAAAGATGAAAAATGGGGGGAAACACCCTGTGCTTTTGTCGGTTTAAAAAGCGGTCAAACCATAACAGAACATGAGGTTATACAACACTGCCGTGAGCATATGGCCGGCTTTAAAGTGCCAAAAACCATTGTGTTTAGTGAATTGCCTAAAACCTCAACCGGCAAAATACAGAAGTTTGTTTTACGTCAGAAGGTTAAAGCGTTATTTGAGTCGTAA